In Bacteroidia bacterium, a genomic segment contains:
- a CDS encoding DUF59 domain-containing protein — protein MNKAALKDNVIEVIKTVYDPEIPVNIWELGLIYDVNISDEGKAHILMTLTAPACPAAEMLPEEIKEKTMGIQGISEAEIEITFEPPWTKEMMSEEAMLELGFM, from the coding sequence ATGAACAAAGCAGCGCTCAAAGATAACGTTATCGAAGTCATTAAGACCGTCTATGATCCCGAAATCCCTGTCAATATCTGGGAGCTTGGGCTTATCTATGATGTGAATATCAGCGACGAAGGCAAGGCACATATTCTAATGACGTTAACCGCTCCTGCATGCCCTGCAGCAGAAATGCTTCCCGAAGAAATTAAAGAAAAAACGATGGGCATTCAAGGAATTTCAGAAGCGGAAATTGAAATCACCTTCGAACCCCCATGGACCAAGGAAATGATGTCGGAAGAAGCCATGCTCGAACTGGGGTTTATGTGA
- a CDS encoding response regulator transcription factor, whose product MIRVFLADDHPVVLNGIAAMLAGEPDLAVTGTALSAAALMEKLQREDDYDVLLLDLNFADGDGMALCRRISKTYPSLCIIVLTNIEETAIVKNMIKSGARGYLLKSVSRDELLLAIRKVHNSNEAYIQSELQKKILGTAMGIKPSTAYIPKLTAREKDILVCIVEGLTTQEMADRLFVSVSTIETHRLNLLQKFGVPNMAALVREAILKGLI is encoded by the coding sequence ATGATTCGTGTTTTTCTGGCGGATGATCATCCGGTTGTGCTCAATGGTATTGCCGCCATGCTTGCCGGTGAACCTGATTTGGCAGTGACTGGTACAGCGCTTTCGGCAGCAGCACTTATGGAAAAACTCCAGAGAGAAGATGACTATGATGTATTGTTACTGGATCTGAATTTTGCCGATGGGGACGGTATGGCATTGTGCCGGCGTATTTCCAAAACCTACCCCAGCCTCTGTATTATAGTCCTTACCAATATCGAAGAAACAGCGATTGTAAAAAACATGATAAAAAGTGGTGCCCGCGGGTATTTACTCAAATCTGTCAGCCGCGATGAATTGCTCCTTGCCATAAGGAAAGTACATAACTCCAATGAGGCATATATTCAGTCAGAACTACAGAAAAAAATACTGGGTACTGCCATGGGAATAAAGCCTTCGACAGCATATATACCCAAACTTACCGCTCGTGAAAAGGATATTCTTGTCTGTATTGTGGAAGGGCTGACAACACAGGAGATGGCTGACCGGCTATTTGTGAGTGTGAGTACAATAGAAACGCATCGACTCAACCTGCTTCAAAAATTTGGAGTCCCCAATATGGCCGCCCTGGTCAGGGAAGCCATATTGAAGGGGTTGATATGA
- a CDS encoding CRISPR-associated endonuclease Cas6 yields the protein MTEKLKVLQIIFDGAIQSWEIPALRGAISAKVGEQSVLFHNHKETGYPLIQYKCIRNRPALVCIGEGLDEIHHFFSQQDWSVEISGRRLPMKILDISLNGYVMQVWDRGFEYQIQNWIALNQEAHRVFMGMKRPSDQIPFLEKKLTGNILSMAKGIGWYVDKPIETSITKLSEPFKVRVKGVGVLAFHARFRTNVFLPNGIGLGKNVSFGFGTVNELNTQNKGIVT from the coding sequence ATGACAGAGAAGCTAAAAGTATTACAGATAATCTTTGACGGAGCTATCCAGTCATGGGAAATTCCGGCTTTGCGCGGCGCAATTTCTGCGAAGGTGGGGGAGCAATCGGTATTGTTTCACAACCATAAGGAGACCGGGTACCCGTTGATTCAGTACAAATGCATCCGCAATCGCCCTGCGTTGGTATGTATTGGCGAGGGTTTGGATGAGATTCATCATTTTTTTTCGCAGCAGGACTGGTCGGTCGAAATCAGCGGACGGCGACTTCCGATGAAGATTTTGGACATAAGCCTGAATGGGTATGTCATGCAGGTCTGGGACCGCGGGTTTGAATACCAGATTCAGAACTGGATTGCCCTTAATCAGGAGGCGCACCGCGTGTTTATGGGGATGAAAAGACCTTCAGACCAGATTCCTTTTCTCGAAAAGAAGTTGACGGGGAATATCCTGTCAATGGCCAAGGGTATTGGCTGGTATGTGGATAAGCCCATTGAAACATCGATCACAAAGTTGTCGGAACCCTTTAAAGTCAGGGTAAAAGGGGTAGGGGTTCTCGCCTTTCACGCCAGGTTTCGCACCAATGTGTTTTTGCCCAATGGTATCGGGCTGGGAAAAAATGTAAGTTTTGGGTTTGGGACGGTGAATGAATTGAATACGCAGAACAAGGGTATTGTTACTTAG
- a CDS encoding sensor histidine kinase, which yields MMRFYLLLFGGVVCLRLAATLSAAPDSLLVNQWLDSAALYEISSPAKALDFYIKSISAAKTSHFPKGEAKSCYYAAYVLQSMGENGRADSFFRQGLLVFEALNDLPGMARSYNGIASCAQHSGDYAASVQYFLKAAEVLQRIPQPKEKHLRNLATIWFNVAVVFKKTENYSEARQYLESATRQYQLLNDTASVADCYNNLGSLFGAMGDSAQEELYLRKAYREIIRNANAGTSIRSVVHVNMGVLAVRAGDLPGALQFYEKALVYARASSRYETVKVLYELALLYIRLNRWPDADAAQQEMLDYGEKNHSFSVLQDAWDIRSRIEAGQNNYSAALTAHQLYAAYRDSVMSSEQRKTVVELERQYQTAQKDKEILAKSAEIRRVYAWVAVSVGAFLVAGLLVVLLLNRLRHRRIIYTQEIKTLRQEEQLKHMQALIAGEEKERSRIARDLHDNIGGLLSAAKMHFQLLIKKQPAPEENVDLNKTLELLDQAAVEVRHTAHNLMPETLIRLGLETALVQFCEKISSSASLKIDVQVYGWEESLSDNQNLLIYRIVQELLNNVLKHAAATEVLVQINRHDKLLSLTVEDNGKGFMPEGLSVGMGLTSIEMRVQALSGKMEIHSVPGRGTSVFIQLPLSSNKEI from the coding sequence ATGATGCGGTTTTACCTTTTGTTGTTTGGGGGTGTTGTCTGCCTGCGGCTCGCTGCAACTTTGTCTGCCGCACCCGACTCTCTGCTGGTCAATCAATGGCTGGACTCTGCCGCGTTATATGAAATATCTTCACCTGCTAAGGCACTGGACTTTTACATAAAATCGATATCCGCTGCCAAAACCTCCCACTTCCCAAAAGGTGAAGCAAAGTCGTGCTACTATGCTGCTTACGTCCTTCAGTCTATGGGGGAAAACGGGCGAGCTGATTCTTTTTTCCGACAGGGACTCCTGGTTTTTGAGGCGTTGAATGACCTTCCCGGAATGGCCCGATCCTATAATGGCATCGCTTCCTGTGCCCAACATAGCGGTGATTATGCCGCATCTGTACAATATTTTCTTAAGGCGGCAGAAGTTCTGCAACGGATTCCTCAACCCAAAGAAAAACATCTGCGCAATCTGGCGACAATCTGGTTTAATGTCGCAGTGGTGTTTAAAAAAACGGAAAATTATTCCGAAGCCCGCCAATATCTGGAGTCTGCCACCCGCCAGTACCAGTTGCTCAACGACACGGCTTCTGTCGCTGATTGTTATAATAATCTGGGCAGTCTCTTTGGTGCGATGGGTGATTCTGCTCAGGAGGAATTGTATCTGCGAAAAGCTTATCGGGAAATCATCCGTAACGCAAATGCCGGAACCAGTATCCGCTCGGTCGTGCATGTGAATATGGGGGTGCTGGCAGTTCGGGCGGGGGATCTACCCGGAGCGCTTCAATTCTATGAAAAGGCACTTGTTTATGCCCGCGCTTCCAGCCGGTATGAAACCGTAAAGGTCCTTTACGAACTCGCGCTGCTGTATATCCGCCTAAATCGTTGGCCTGATGCTGATGCTGCCCAGCAGGAAATGCTTGACTACGGTGAAAAAAATCACTCCTTCTCCGTACTTCAGGATGCCTGGGATATTCGCTCCCGTATCGAAGCGGGGCAAAATAATTATTCTGCGGCTCTGACCGCACACCAGCTGTATGCAGCCTACCGCGACAGCGTAATGAGTAGCGAACAAAGAAAAACAGTAGTCGAACTCGAAAGACAATATCAGACTGCACAAAAGGATAAGGAAATTTTGGCTAAATCTGCGGAAATCAGGCGTGTATATGCATGGGTGGCCGTATCTGTTGGGGCGTTTCTTGTTGCTGGTTTGCTTGTGGTTCTGTTGTTGAACCGACTTCGCCATCGCCGGATCATCTACACACAGGAGATAAAAACTCTTCGCCAGGAAGAACAACTCAAACACATGCAGGCTCTGATTGCCGGAGAAGAAAAAGAAAGATCGCGTATTGCCCGCGATCTTCACGATAATATCGGCGGTCTGCTTTCCGCAGCGAAAATGCATTTCCAGCTATTGATCAAAAAACAGCCTGCTCCGGAAGAAAATGTAGATTTAAATAAAACGCTTGAACTCCTTGACCAGGCTGCTGTTGAGGTCCGCCATACTGCGCACAACCTCATGCCCGAAACCTTGATCCGCCTGGGCCTTGAAACTGCATTAGTTCAGTTCTGTGAAAAAATTTCGAGTTCTGCCAGCCTGAAAATCGATGTGCAGGTATATGGATGGGAAGAAAGTTTGTCTGACAATCAAAACCTGTTGATTTATCGCATTGTTCAGGAATTACTGAATAATGTGCTGAAACACGCTGCCGCTACCGAAGTCCTTGTTCAAATCAACCGCCACGATAAGTTGCTGAGTCTTACTGTGGAGGATAATGGCAAGGGTTTTATGCCTGAAGGGTTGTCTGTAGGAATGGGGCTCACCAGTATAGAGATGAGAGTACAAGCATTAAGTGGGAAAATGGAAATACATTCGGTCCCCGGGCGTGGCACTTCTGTTTTTATTCAGTTACCTTTATCCTCAAACAAGGAAATATGA
- the sufD gene encoding Fe-S cluster assembly protein SufD: MTSQTITKDSPKDSFLSVFRKNPSTGLSANHPAKNRAEEVLPGLEIPTRKYEAWKYTNLKPIVSVDYQQASDAQVDTVDPYLIPGLEADVFVFVNGKFHAGLSSVSLNGDSVKVSPLTALSESEKALFETHFGTLADSETDFFTAMNTAYATDGTMILVPQGKIAKVPVHLLHIQTLGEQPSAYQTRNLFLIEKNAQVKILETHHCIGNTPAFANSVTEIRVAANASAEYIQLQMDEDHTSRITRTEVYQEADSRFSTFTVTLGGQLIRNNLNIKLGGSNSESILMGAYLLSGFQHVDNHTQVDHIAPNCYSNELYKGIISEKATGVFNGKIHVHRDAQKTNAFQSNRNILLSDTANIFTKPQLEIYADDVKCSHGATTGRLDDDAMFYLQARGIPVDKARLMLVHAFMMEVVENISIEPITDFIASLIDNRFE; this comes from the coding sequence ATGACAAGTCAGACAATAACCAAAGACTCTCCCAAAGATTCCTTCCTGTCTGTATTCCGGAAGAATCCCTCCACCGGCTTATCGGCCAATCACCCTGCCAAAAACCGGGCTGAGGAAGTTTTGCCGGGTCTGGAAATTCCTACCCGGAAATACGAAGCCTGGAAATATACCAATCTTAAGCCGATTGTATCTGTTGACTACCAGCAGGCATCTGATGCTCAGGTCGACACCGTTGATCCTTACCTTATACCAGGCCTGGAAGCGGACGTGTTTGTCTTTGTCAACGGGAAGTTTCACGCGGGCCTTTCTTCTGTTTCTCTCAACGGAGATTCAGTCAAAGTTTCTCCGTTGACAGCACTCAGCGAATCCGAAAAAGCGCTTTTTGAAACGCATTTCGGCACACTTGCAGATTCGGAAACGGATTTCTTTACGGCGATGAATACGGCCTACGCTACGGATGGAACCATGATCCTCGTTCCTCAGGGGAAAATAGCAAAAGTTCCGGTTCATCTTCTGCATATCCAGACTTTGGGCGAACAGCCCTCGGCTTATCAAACCCGCAACCTGTTCCTCATTGAAAAAAATGCGCAGGTAAAAATCCTGGAAACCCACCACTGTATCGGAAATACACCCGCATTTGCCAACAGTGTCACAGAAATCAGGGTCGCAGCCAATGCTTCTGCTGAGTACATTCAGCTTCAGATGGATGAGGATCATACTTCCCGCATCACCCGCACAGAAGTGTATCAGGAAGCCGACAGCCGGTTCTCTACCTTTACCGTTACTCTGGGGGGGCAATTGATCCGCAATAATCTCAATATTAAACTCGGCGGCTCCAACAGTGAGTCCATCCTTATGGGCGCCTATCTTTTGTCAGGCTTTCAACACGTAGACAATCATACGCAGGTTGACCATATCGCCCCCAATTGCTATAGCAACGAATTGTACAAAGGGATCATCTCGGAAAAAGCTACGGGTGTTTTTAATGGAAAAATTCATGTCCACAGGGACGCGCAAAAAACCAATGCGTTTCAGTCAAACCGAAATATCCTTTTGTCCGATACGGCCAATATTTTCACCAAACCCCAGCTTGAAATTTATGCAGACGATGTAAAATGTTCGCATGGGGCGACAACCGGTCGCCTCGATGATGATGCGATGTTTTACCTCCAGGCGCGCGGTATCCCTGTTGATAAAGCCCGTCTGATGCTGGTACATGCCTTTATGATGGAAGTGGTGGAAAATATTTCTATAGAACCCATTACCGATTTTATCGCTTCACTGATTGATAACCGCTTCGAATAG
- a CDS encoding glycosyltransferase family 39 protein, whose amino-acid sequence MKWYEKLETRLNESPRIVAIIVGIWLLINIAQAYFTELFHDEAYYWLYGQHLDWGYFEHAPMIGLLIRAGSVLFSGEWGVRMFPVFMGSATLVLTWKMTDQKNPAFFFTLIFSMVMVHVGGFLAVPDAPYIFFSALFLFQYRRFLRDSSLTNTLLLAIVVTMLIYSKYHGIMVLFFTLLSNFKLLKNWRFWLIVAISTVLFIPHLHWLVENDFGTFRYHLLQRPKGHFPFETFLNYLLGQVLFAGPLMGIPVILGAILYKTENEFERTLKFVFVGITGILLLFSINSWIEANWAAGAYIPGMILAYQYLERSAKGKRWVWRLAVPGLFLFVFLRIYLAFNIVPELRQFRREFHGWDEWAQEIAALAHGNPVVFTDTYQLPSKYAFYTGGNVTHALNTFTYHTNSFDLWGGEAAVQGKTVLFVSNTAVNGCDSLVTRYGDKFYYRTEENFQVFRNLRIEPVSVPETWKRGGTFRMSVRIYNEYDHPVKLDGNQDTPIYLTSLFYVGKKFSRFDKNTQRLAGEILPGEYMAAYVDITMPDKPGKYRYILTLMYEWYYASSNGSWMEVEVE is encoded by the coding sequence GTGAAGTGGTACGAAAAACTGGAAACGCGGCTAAACGAATCTCCCCGGATCGTAGCCATTATTGTTGGCATTTGGTTGCTGATCAATATAGCGCAGGCTTACTTTACTGAACTTTTTCATGATGAAGCTTATTACTGGCTATATGGGCAGCATCTGGACTGGGGATATTTTGAACATGCGCCCATGATTGGGTTGTTGATACGGGCTGGTTCGGTCTTGTTTTCGGGAGAATGGGGCGTGCGGATGTTTCCGGTATTCATGGGCTCTGCTACGCTGGTTCTCACCTGGAAAATGACGGATCAGAAAAACCCGGCATTTTTTTTCACCCTGATATTTTCGATGGTGATGGTGCATGTCGGCGGATTTCTGGCTGTACCCGACGCTCCTTATATATTTTTCTCAGCCTTATTTTTGTTCCAATACAGGCGTTTTCTTCGCGATTCTTCCCTGACCAATACGCTTTTGCTGGCCATTGTGGTGACGATGTTGATTTACAGCAAATACCATGGGATTATGGTGCTTTTTTTTACGCTGTTATCCAATTTCAAATTGTTGAAAAACTGGCGTTTCTGGTTAATTGTGGCGATCAGTACGGTTTTGTTTATTCCTCATCTGCATTGGCTGGTGGAAAATGATTTTGGCACTTTTCGCTATCATCTCCTGCAGCGACCCAAGGGTCATTTTCCATTCGAGACCTTTTTAAACTATTTGCTGGGACAGGTTCTTTTTGCCGGTCCGCTTATGGGGATTCCCGTGATATTGGGGGCAATCTTATACAAGACAGAAAATGAATTTGAGCGTACGCTAAAGTTTGTATTTGTCGGTATCACCGGTATTTTGTTGCTATTCAGTATCAATAGCTGGATTGAAGCCAACTGGGCAGCGGGGGCTTATATTCCCGGAATGATTCTGGCATACCAATATCTGGAGAGAAGCGCAAAAGGTAAAAGATGGGTATGGCGTCTGGCGGTGCCGGGGCTGTTTTTGTTCGTTTTTTTACGCATTTACCTTGCGTTTAATATTGTCCCGGAATTGAGGCAGTTTCGGCGGGAATTTCACGGTTGGGATGAATGGGCGCAGGAGATTGCGGCATTGGCACATGGCAATCCAGTTGTGTTTACAGATACGTACCAGCTGCCATCCAAATATGCGTTTTATACGGGTGGCAATGTTACCCACGCGCTGAATACATTTACGTATCACACCAACAGCTTTGACCTTTGGGGAGGAGAAGCGGCTGTACAGGGGAAAACCGTACTATTTGTTTCGAATACGGCGGTGAATGGCTGTGATTCTTTGGTCACCCGATACGGAGATAAATTTTACTACCGGACAGAAGAAAATTTTCAGGTATTCCGAAATCTTCGGATAGAGCCTGTCTCAGTTCCTGAAACATGGAAAAGGGGGGGAACCTTTCGGATGTCGGTCAGAATCTATAATGAATACGATCACCCGGTAAAACTTGATGGTAATCAGGATACGCCCATTTACCTGACATCATTGTTTTACGTGGGGAAAAAATTCAGTCGTTTTGATAAGAATACGCAACGGCTGGCAGGAGAGATTTTACCTGGAGAATATATGGCGGCTTATGTCGATATTACTATGCCGGATAAGCCCGGTAAGTACCGGTATATACTGACCCTGATGTATGAATGGTATTATGCTTCTTCCAATGGGTCGTGGATGGAGGTGGAAGTGGAATAA
- the sufC gene encoding Fe-S cluster assembly ATPase SufC, protein MLKIHNLNASVEGKQILKGFSLEIKPGEVHAIMGPNGSGKSTLASVLAGKEDYEVEGGEVTFNGKNLLDMEADERAGEGLFLAFQYPVEIPGVSMVNFLRTSLNSVREYRGLDPVSAGDFLKLMNEKKKIVELDASLTKRSVNEGFSGGEKKRNEIFQMAMLEPSLAILDETDSGLDIDALRIVAGAVNKLRSEKNAFLVITHYQRLLDYIVPDVVHVMVNGKIVKTGGKELALELEEKGYDWIKAEVAVG, encoded by the coding sequence ATGTTAAAAATTCATAATCTCAACGCCTCTGTAGAAGGCAAACAAATACTCAAAGGTTTCTCTCTCGAAATCAAACCGGGTGAAGTACACGCCATCATGGGCCCCAATGGCTCGGGCAAAAGTACGCTCGCTTCTGTACTCGCAGGCAAAGAAGACTACGAAGTAGAAGGTGGGGAAGTCACTTTCAATGGGAAAAATCTCCTCGATATGGAAGCTGACGAGCGCGCAGGCGAAGGCCTTTTCCTCGCTTTCCAATACCCTGTCGAGATCCCTGGGGTAAGTATGGTCAATTTCCTCCGTACCTCCCTCAACTCCGTCCGCGAATACCGCGGCCTCGATCCTGTCAGCGCCGGGGACTTCCTCAAGCTGATGAATGAGAAGAAAAAAATTGTCGAACTCGACGCCAGCCTTACCAAACGCTCCGTCAATGAGGGTTTCTCCGGTGGTGAGAAAAAACGCAATGAAATCTTCCAGATGGCTATGCTCGAACCTTCTCTCGCCATCCTCGATGAAACAGACTCTGGTCTCGATATCGATGCCCTGCGAATCGTCGCCGGAGCCGTAAATAAGCTCCGCAGCGAAAAAAATGCTTTCCTCGTCATCACCCACTACCAGCGTCTGCTCGATTATATCGTACCTGACGTTGTACACGTAATGGTAAATGGCAAAATTGTCAAAACCGGAGGCAAAGAACTTGCCCTCGAACTCGAAGAAAAAGGCTATGACTGGATCAAAGCTGAAGTTGCAGTCGGTTAA
- a CDS encoding SufE family protein — MTRPIQEIEEEIVDEFSLFEEWLDKYEYIIEMGQNLPGLPESDKTPDFIVHGCQSQVWLRAEMDDDMITFRADSDAIITKGLIAMLMRVLSQQPPQTILNAKLEFIDRIGMREHLSPTRSNGLNAMIKQMKNYALAFSMKNPN; from the coding sequence ATGACAAGACCAATTCAGGAAATAGAAGAAGAGATTGTAGATGAATTCAGCCTTTTCGAAGAATGGCTGGACAAATACGAATATATCATTGAAATGGGACAAAATCTGCCCGGTCTTCCGGAATCAGACAAAACCCCTGATTTTATTGTGCATGGGTGCCAGTCGCAGGTATGGCTCAGGGCGGAAATGGATGATGATATGATAACCTTTCGGGCAGACAGTGATGCCATCATCACAAAAGGGTTGATTGCCATGCTGATGCGGGTACTTTCCCAACAACCTCCCCAAACAATCCTGAACGCAAAACTTGAGTTTATTGACCGTATCGGAATGCGCGAGCATCTCTCCCCTACCCGCTCCAACGGGTTGAATGCGATGATCAAACAAATGAAAAATTATGCCCTTGCCTTTTCAATGAAGAATCCCAACTAA
- a CDS encoding cysteine desulfurase: MSILQPNGFIQSLDIEKIRQDFPALHQNVHGKPLVYFDNAATSQKPVQVIERLNHYYRAENSNIHRGVHFLSQQATDEYENARHLVRDFIHAAHAHEVIFTRGTTESINLVASAFGRKYVKAGDEIIISTLEHHSNIVPWQILCEQTGAILKIIPINEAGELDMEAYENLLSDRTRLVSVVYVSNALGTVNPVEEIIRLAHQKGIPVMLDGAQAVPHMKVDVQALDVDFFAFSGHKMFSPTGIGILYGKEKWLNDMPPYMGGGDMIKVVRFEKTEYNDLPHKFEAGTPDISGGIGLGAGIQYMNSLGIENIAAWEHELLRYGTEVLSNIPDLRIIGTAREKASVISFQIGNIHPYDAGTILDQLGIAVRTGHHCTQPLMHRLGIPGTIRASFAFYNTREEIDRLAEGIIRVKRMF, from the coding sequence ATGAGTATCCTTCAACCCAACGGTTTTATACAATCCCTCGATATTGAAAAAATTCGTCAGGATTTTCCGGCCCTTCATCAGAATGTGCACGGCAAACCGCTGGTTTATTTTGACAATGCTGCTACTTCCCAAAAGCCTGTCCAGGTAATTGAAAGACTTAATCACTATTACCGGGCAGAAAACAGCAATATCCACCGCGGGGTTCATTTCCTGAGCCAACAGGCGACCGATGAGTATGAAAATGCGCGCCATCTTGTCCGCGACTTTATTCATGCGGCTCATGCCCATGAAGTGATATTCACCCGGGGAACCACAGAATCCATTAATCTGGTCGCCAGTGCTTTTGGTAGAAAATATGTAAAAGCAGGGGATGAAATCATTATTTCCACCCTCGAACATCATTCCAATATTGTACCCTGGCAAATTCTCTGTGAGCAGACCGGTGCAATCCTGAAGATCATACCCATCAACGAAGCAGGGGAACTTGATATGGAGGCCTATGAAAACCTCCTTTCAGACCGAACCCGACTGGTATCCGTGGTGTATGTTTCCAATGCGCTCGGTACGGTCAATCCTGTAGAGGAAATCATTCGTCTCGCCCATCAGAAGGGTATACCTGTCATGCTTGACGGCGCACAGGCAGTGCCGCATATGAAGGTGGATGTTCAGGCGCTGGATGTGGATTTTTTTGCTTTTTCAGGACATAAAATGTTTTCCCCTACAGGTATTGGCATCTTGTACGGAAAAGAAAAATGGCTCAACGATATGCCCCCTTATATGGGAGGCGGAGATATGATCAAGGTCGTGCGTTTTGAAAAAACCGAATACAATGACCTTCCTCACAAGTTTGAAGCAGGCACACCTGATATTTCCGGCGGGATCGGCCTGGGTGCAGGTATTCAGTATATGAATTCTCTGGGAATTGAAAATATTGCTGCGTGGGAACACGAACTGTTGCGTTATGGTACAGAGGTACTGAGCAACATCCCCGACCTTCGCATCATTGGTACGGCCAGAGAAAAAGCCAGTGTCATATCCTTTCAGATTGGCAATATCCATCCTTACGACGCAGGTACCATCCTCGACCAGTTGGGTATTGCTGTCAGAACCGGCCACCACTGTACACAACCCCTCATGCACAGGCTCGGAATACCCGGAACAATAAGAGCTTCATTTGCTTTCTACAATACCAGAGAAGAAATTGACCGGTTGGCGGAAGGGATTATCCGGGTAAAACGTATGTTTTAG
- the sufB gene encoding Fe-S cluster assembly protein SufB has protein sequence MSDDEKLIQEVTGQKYKYGWVTDIESDLAPKGLNEDIIRLISSKKNEPEFMLAYRLKAYNHWLKMAEPKWAHIHYPPIDFQNIHYYAAPKQKPKLNSLDEVDPELLKTFEKLGIPLYEQKVLSGVAVDAVIDSVSVKTTYKEKLKELGIIFCSFSEAVHEYPDLIRKYMGSVVPYTDNYYAALNAAVFTDGSFVYIPKGVRCPMELSTYFRINEQNTGQFERTLIVAEEGSYVSYLEGCTAPKRDENQLHAAVVELVAFDHAEIKYSTVQNWYPGDPETGAGGIYNFVTKRGICEGIRSKISWTQVETGSAITWKYPSVVLKGDHSEGEFYSVAVTNGRQQADTGTKMTHIGKNTRSLIVSKGISAGHSNNSYRGLVKIMKGAQNARNFSQCDSLLIGDQCGAHTFPYIEVGNKSGTVEHEATTSKIGEDQIFYCNQRGINTEKAVALIVNGYAKEVLNQLPMEFAVEAQKLLSISLEGSVG, from the coding sequence CTGTCTGATGATGAAAAACTCATTCAGGAAGTCACCGGCCAGAAATATAAATACGGTTGGGTTACCGATATCGAGTCTGATCTGGCCCCTAAAGGCCTCAATGAAGATATTATCCGGCTCATTTCTTCCAAAAAAAATGAGCCGGAATTTATGCTCGCCTACCGCCTCAAAGCGTATAACCACTGGCTCAAAATGGCAGAACCCAAATGGGCGCATATTCACTATCCTCCCATTGACTTCCAAAATATTCACTACTACGCAGCACCTAAACAAAAGCCTAAACTCAACAGCCTCGATGAAGTCGATCCTGAACTTCTCAAAACATTTGAAAAGCTCGGTATTCCGCTTTACGAACAAAAAGTGCTCTCAGGAGTCGCCGTTGACGCTGTCATAGACAGTGTCTCGGTTAAAACAACTTATAAAGAAAAACTCAAAGAACTGGGTATCATTTTCTGCTCCTTCAGTGAAGCCGTCCACGAATACCCTGATCTGATTCGCAAGTATATGGGCTCGGTGGTACCTTATACCGACAACTATTACGCAGCCCTCAACGCGGCAGTATTCACCGACGGGTCTTTTGTCTATATCCCCAAAGGTGTGCGCTGCCCCATGGAGCTTTCTACCTATTTCCGGATCAATGAGCAGAATACTGGCCAGTTTGAAAGAACGCTCATCGTCGCTGAAGAAGGTAGCTATGTCAGCTATCTCGAAGGGTGTACCGCGCCCAAACGCGACGAAAATCAGCTCCATGCTGCTGTCGTAGAACTCGTTGCCTTCGACCACGCAGAGATCAAATACTCCACCGTACAAAACTGGTACCCCGGAGACCCCGAAACGGGTGCGGGCGGGATTTACAACTTTGTTACCAAACGCGGCATCTGCGAAGGTATTCGCTCCAAAATATCCTGGACTCAGGTAGAAACCGGCTCCGCCATCACCTGGAAATACCCTTCCGTTGTCCTTAAAGGAGATCACTCCGAAGGGGAATTTTACTCCGTAGCCGTTACCAATGGACGCCAGCAGGCTGACACCGGTACCAAAATGACCCATATCGGCAAAAATACCCGAAGCCTGATTGTATCTAAAGGGATTTCCGCAGGCCATAGCAACAATAGTTACCGCGGCCTTGTCAAAATAATGAAAGGTGCACAAAATGCCCGCAACTTCTCCCAGTGCGACTCGCTTCTGATCGGCGACCAGTGTGGCGCTCACACTTTTCCCTATATCGAAGTCGGCAACAAATCCGGTACGGTAGAACACGAAGCCACTACCTCCAAAATCGGAGAAGATCAGATATTTTACTGCAACCAGCGTGGTATTAATACAGAAAAGGCAGTCGCCCTTATCGTCAATGGCTACGCCAAAGAAGTGCTCAACCAACTCCCCATGGAGTTTGCCGTCGAAGCACAAAAACTATTGTCCATCAGTCTCGAAGGTAGTGTAGGGTAA